In Hyphomicrobium denitrificans 1NES1, the genomic stretch AAGAAGTCCAGACATTCCGCCGCTGCGAAGATTTTCTCTGGCGCGTGCGGTGTTTTCTGCATTTTCTGACCGGACGCCCGGAGGAAATCCTTTCGTTCGAAGTGCAGTCGGCAATGGCGCAAAGTCTCGGCTATACCAACCGTGGCGGGATGCGCGCCGTCGAGCGTTTCATGAAGCACTATTTTCTGGTCGCCAAGGATGTCGGCGATTTGACGACGATCCTCTGCGGCGCGCTCGAAATGCAGCAACTGAAATCGGCGCCGACCTATAAAAGCCTTCTCAATCCCCTCAATTGGAAGACGCGGCGCGAGGTTCGCCAACGAACCGAATTCCGCGTGGACAACGATCGGCTGAATGTCGCGGATCCTGATGTGTTTACGCGCGATCCGGTCAATCTCATACGGTTCTTCGCGCAAGCGGCAAGCATGGGGATCTATCTGCATCCGAGCGCGATCCGCGTGCTTCGGAGTTCGCTCCGGCTCATCGACGACAACCTGCGCGCGGACCCGGAAGCGAACCACATCTTTCTGTCGCTCTTGACCGCAAAGGGCAATCCCGAGGCGTCGCTGCGGCACATGAACGAGGCCGGGGTGCTCGGCCGGTTTCTTCCGGAGTTCGGCCGCATCGTCGCGATGATGCAGTTCAATATGTATCACCACTACACGGTCGACGAGCATCTGCTCCGGACCCTCGGCAATGTCACGGCGATCGAGCGGGGGGAACTCGCTGCCGAATTGCCGCTTTCGACGTCGATTTTTCGGTCCATCAAGAATCGGCGAGCCTTGCTTGTCGCGGCGTTTCTGCACGACATCGGCAAGGGCCGAAAGGAGGCGCACTCGGTAGTCGGTGCACGTATCGCGCGGAAAGTCTGTCCGCGACTTGGTTTGACGGCGGCTGAAACGGAACTTGTCGCGTGGCTGATCGAAGAACATCTGACGATGAGCAATTTCGCGCATTCGCGCGACGTCTCCGATCCAGATACGATCCGGGCGTTTGCCAACATCGTGCAAAGCCCTGAGCGATTGAAGCTGCTCCTCGTGCTGACCTGCGCCGACATCATGGCGGTCGGACCCGGTGTATGGAATGGCTGGAAGGGGCAGTTGCTGCGAACGCTCTATCATGAGACCGAGCCGTTGGTTGCGGGTGGACACACGCAAATCCCGCGTGACCAGCGAATCGATCACGCGCTTGCCGCGTTGCGCGAGGCGCTCGCCGACTGGCCCAAAAGCGATGTCGACGATTTCATCGCGCGCAACTATTCGAACTATTGGCTCCGTACCGATACGGCGACGCAAGTCGCGCACGCGCATGTCGTTCGCGAGGCAATCAAGTCACAGACCAAGCTTGCGACGTCGGTCAAAACAGATGCATTCACGGCCATTACGGAGTTGACTGTTTTCGCGCCCAATCACGCGCGGTTGCTCGCGCTCTTTGCGGGTGCCTGCGCAGCGTCCGGCGCCAATATCGCCGGGGCTCACATCACGACGACGCGCGACGGATATGCGCTCGACACTTTTTTGCTCAATCGAGAGTTCGATGACGATGCGGACGAGCTTCGCCGGGCGAAGCGGATTTCCGATACGATCGAGCGATTGCTAGCGGGTAAAGAAAAACTGCCCGTGCTTCTCGAGCGCCGTAGAGCGAACGCGCGCGGGGTCGAGGCCTTCGCGGTCGAGCCTGAAGTCATTATCAATAACGACCTTTCCGGCCGGTTGACCGTTATCGAAGTTTCTGGGCGCGATCGTCCGGGACTGCTCTACGAATTGACGTCGGTGCTTTCGGACCTATCGCTCGATATTGCCTCGGCGCATGTCACGACGTTCGGGGAAAAGGCTGTCGACGTTTTCTACGTGACCGACCTCGTCGGCAAACAGATTTTGAGCGAAGTCAGGCAGCGGGCTATACGGGACAGGCTTCAGTCGGTCATGCTTGACAAAGACGCCCCTGTCGCGCCGGAACGGCTCGCCGAGAGCTGAGATCAGAGCGCGTCCGCTGCACAGGAACAGGGCCGTTGGATGGCACTTGAATAAACGAGTTGCGGACTGATCGAGCTTCGGCTCAGGGGGAAAGGACTAACGCTTGCATGCGGGATCGAACCTCTATACGCCGCTTCCGCCATGAAGCTCTATAGATCGTTCGCAACTGTCGGGGGATGGACGCTACTCAGCCGCTTGTTCGGCTTTGTGCGTGACATTCTCATTGCCGCCACGCTCGGGTCGGGTTGGGTGGCCGATGCGTTCGTCGTTGCCTTCCGTTTTCCGAACCTCTTCCGGCGCCTGTTCGGCGAAGGCGCCTTCAACTCGGCGTTCGTTCCAATCTTTGCAAAGAAGCTCGAAGGCGAAGGCCCTCAGGCGGCGCGCACGTTCGCCGAAGAGGCAATGGCCGGACTACTATTCATTCTGCTGATCGTGACGATCTTCGCCGAATTGACCATGCCGTTTCTGATGTACGGCTTGGCGCCGGGCTTCGACGCGACTCCGGACAAGTTCGAACTCTCTGTCGTGCTGACACGCATTACGATGCCGTATCTCCTGTGTATGTCGCTCGTCGCGCTGATGTCGGGGGTCCTGAATTCGGTCGGCCGGTTCTTCGAGAGCGCCGCCGTTTCTGTCGTGCTCAATCTCGTGATGGCGGTTGCGACGCTGATTTCGCTTTGGCTCGGCTACAAGCGAGAGCCGGAAGCCGGCGTCATCCAGGCCTGGGCTGTATTCGTCGCGGGCTTTCTGCAGCTCGCGCTTTTGATATGGGGCATGCATAAAGCCGGCATGTTGCTCGGTCTGCGGTGGCCGCGCATGACGAACGACATGCGCAGGCTCGTGCAGCTTGGCATTCCCGGCGTCGTTTCCGGCGGCGTGACGCAGATCAACATCGCGATTGGAACGGTCATCGCATCGTTGGAGCCCGGTGCCGTCTCTCAACTTTACTATGCGGATCGTGTCTACGAATTGCCGCTGTCGATCGTCGGCATCGCCGTCGGCATCGTGTTGCTGCCGGACGTGGCACGGCAACTCAGGGCCGGCAATACGGCTGGCGTCATGGACAGCCAGAACCGATCCCTGGAATTCGCGATGCTTCTGACGATACCCGCGACGCTCGCGCTTGCCGTCATTCCGCACGATATCGTCCGCGTGCTTTTCGAGCGCGGCGCGTTCCACCCGGGAGATACGGCCGCGACGGCGTCCGTGCTGGCGATGTTCGCGCTCGGCTTGCCGGCATTCGTGATGATCAAAGTCTTTTCGCCGATCTACTTCGCGCGTGAGGACACCAAAACGCCGATGCGCTACGCGGTCATCAGCCTGACCGCCAATACCACCGGCTCGATCGCGTTGTTTTTTGTGCTGCGCGAACTCGGCATGATGCCTCAGCTCGGCATCGCCATCGCGACGACGCTCGGCGGTTGGCTCAATGCCTATCTGCTCTGGGCGCAGCTTCGGAAACACGATGATTTCATCGCCGACGCGCGGCTCCGGCGTAATATCCCGTTGATCATCGTTGCGAGCGTCGCGATGGTCGGGGGTCTTGTGGCTACGAGCTATCTGCTGACGCCTTATCTCGGGGTCGAGGCCAGGTTCGTTGAAAAGACGGCGGCGCTCGCCATCGAGATTGGAATCGGGGTTTCGATCTTTGGCCTATTTATCCTGGCTTTCGGCGTCATGTCATTCAGGCAGCTCGGTGCTTTCATGGGGCGCGGCAGCAAGGCCTGAGAGCAGGCTTGCCTCCAGGCGCTGAGCACGCGATAAGGCGGCCCAATCCTCGCAACACGGTATCTCCCATGAAAATCGCGCCGCTCGTTTTTTCCGGTATGCAGCCGACCGGAAGTCTGCACCTCGGCAACTATCTCGGCGCGATGGTCAACTGGATCGAGATGCAGAAGACCCATAGCTGCGTTTATTGCGTCGTCGATCTGCATGCGATCACAGTTTGGCAAGAGCCGGCCGAGCTTCGTCATGCCATCCGGCAGGTGACGGCGACCTACATTGCTGCCGGTCTCGATCCCAAGAAGAGCATCCTCTTCAATCAATCGCAGGTCAGCGCGCACGCGGAGCTCGCCTGGATCTTCAATTGCGTGGCGCGGCTCGGGTGGTTGAACCGCATGACGCAATTCAAGGAGAAGGCGGGTAAGGATCGCGAGCAGGCCTCCGTCGGCCTTTATGCCTATCCAAACCTGATGGCGGCCGACATTCTGGCCTATCGCGCGACGCATGTGCCGGTCGGCGAGGATCAGAAGCAGCATCTCGAGCTGGCGCGCGACATCGCACAGAAGTTCAACAACGACTTCAACAAGGAGATCGTTGCTGCAGGCTTCGAGGACGGCATTTTCTTCCCGTTGCCGGAGCCGGTCATCACCGGGCCGGCGACGCGGGTCATGAGTCTGCGTGACGGTACGAAGAAGATGTCGAAGTCCGATCCATCCGACCTGTCGCGGATCAACATGACGGACGACGCGGATACGATCGCGAAAAAGATCCAAAAGGCGAAAACCGATCCAGAGCCGCTACCGAACGACGAAAAGGGTTTTGAGGGGCGGCCGGAAGCCGAGAACCTTGTCGGCATCTATGCGGCGCTCAGC encodes the following:
- the murJ gene encoding murein biosynthesis integral membrane protein MurJ, with product MKLYRSFATVGGWTLLSRLFGFVRDILIAATLGSGWVADAFVVAFRFPNLFRRLFGEGAFNSAFVPIFAKKLEGEGPQAARTFAEEAMAGLLFILLIVTIFAELTMPFLMYGLAPGFDATPDKFELSVVLTRITMPYLLCMSLVALMSGVLNSVGRFFESAAVSVVLNLVMAVATLISLWLGYKREPEAGVIQAWAVFVAGFLQLALLIWGMHKAGMLLGLRWPRMTNDMRRLVQLGIPGVVSGGVTQINIAIGTVIASLEPGAVSQLYYADRVYELPLSIVGIAVGIVLLPDVARQLRAGNTAGVMDSQNRSLEFAMLLTIPATLALAVIPHDIVRVLFERGAFHPGDTAATASVLAMFALGLPAFVMIKVFSPIYFAREDTKTPMRYAVISLTANTTGSIALFFVLRELGMMPQLGIAIATTLGGWLNAYLLWAQLRKHDDFIADARLRRNIPLIIVASVAMVGGLVATSYLLTPYLGVEARFVEKTAALAIEIGIGVSIFGLFILAFGVMSFRQLGAFMGRGSKA
- a CDS encoding [protein-PII] uridylyltransferase; this encodes MTQDTLTRLVPPPYFDGVAARHELTKHFNTSTSTVDARPKVLESLKRLVKLGRESARTALEVDGNGRRCAAGLSLFQDELIRLIYDYTVVHVYRATNPSDAERMAIVATGGYGRGLLAPGSDIDLLFLLPYKQTPWGESVAEYMLYLLWDLGFKVGHATRTVDQCLKLGYADITIRTALLDSRLILGDSQLFAEFEDRFRAEVINGTARQFIDAKMAERDERMRRAWESRYKVEPNIKDGKGGLRDLHTLQWLSKYIFGQEVGSAAVEAGIFMPEEVQTFRRCEDFLWRVRCFLHFLTGRPEEILSFEVQSAMAQSLGYTNRGGMRAVERFMKHYFLVAKDVGDLTTILCGALEMQQLKSAPTYKSLLNPLNWKTRREVRQRTEFRVDNDRLNVADPDVFTRDPVNLIRFFAQAASMGIYLHPSAIRVLRSSLRLIDDNLRADPEANHIFLSLLTAKGNPEASLRHMNEAGVLGRFLPEFGRIVAMMQFNMYHHYTVDEHLLRTLGNVTAIERGELAAELPLSTSIFRSIKNRRALLVAAFLHDIGKGRKEAHSVVGARIARKVCPRLGLTAAETELVAWLIEEHLTMSNFAHSRDVSDPDTIRAFANIVQSPERLKLLLVLTCADIMAVGPGVWNGWKGQLLRTLYHETEPLVAGGHTQIPRDQRIDHALAALREALADWPKSDVDDFIARNYSNYWLRTDTATQVAHAHVVREAIKSQTKLATSVKTDAFTAITELTVFAPNHARLLALFAGACAASGANIAGAHITTTRDGYALDTFLLNREFDDDADELRRAKRISDTIERLLAGKEKLPVLLERRRANARGVEAFAVEPEVIINNDLSGRLTVIEVSGRDRPGLLYELTSVLSDLSLDIASAHVTTFGEKAVDVFYVTDLVGKQILSEVRQRAIRDRLQSVMLDKDAPVAPERLAES
- the trpS gene encoding tryptophan--tRNA ligase; the protein is MKIAPLVFSGMQPTGSLHLGNYLGAMVNWIEMQKTHSCVYCVVDLHAITVWQEPAELRHAIRQVTATYIAAGLDPKKSILFNQSQVSAHAELAWIFNCVARLGWLNRMTQFKEKAGKDREQASVGLYAYPNLMAADILAYRATHVPVGEDQKQHLELARDIAQKFNNDFNKEIVAAGFEDGIFFPLPEPVITGPATRVMSLRDGTKKMSKSDPSDLSRINMTDDADTIAKKIQKAKTDPEPLPNDEKGFEGRPEAENLVGIYAALSGQPVAAVLKDYGGQQFSSFKKALAEVATEKVGRIGAETQKLMSDPAEIDRILADGSARARAVTKPVMAKVKDIVGFIRS